A window from Methylocystis sp. MJC1 encodes these proteins:
- a CDS encoding SulP family inorganic anion transporter gives MAEGSWPFAGLRGVSLRADLVAGLTLAAIAIPEQMATSRLAGFPPHIGFIAFIAGTLAFAAFGSSRAVSVGADSTIAPIFAGGLALLAATGSPHYAALASLLALIVGGALILAGLLRAGWIADLLSVPVLTGFLAGISIHIALSQAPAFFGLPTEHGDIQSRIMALASHIGAAYGPTMLIGVLCLAAIVVFEELSPRIPGALIALGGATWAVSHFDLGKEGVALLGSIAHGAPRLSVPDIGSTDIRQVFSLAMVIALLVMVQTSATSRAFAARDVNPDIDRDFMGAGAGSLLSGLFGAFAVNASPPRTAIVVASGGASQLSGLVAAAIVAGVLFFGGGALAQTPTAALAAVLMFVAYRIFRWRDMLAIFRATRTEFLLVLVTMLSIVLLPVQEGVAIAIILSLLHGVWTATRTRLIEFDRIPGTTVWWPVSPVHRGEQLPGVLVVAFQAPLSFLNADLFRRDMTAAIDRADGSLRLLVLEASSIVEIDYSAAQALREAIEACRVRKVDFAIARLESVRAHRSFEQFGIMKALGSARLFHSVEEATRTLAKRAIGNPERNQRYCGSGFPVGLSARRE, from the coding sequence ATGGCGGAAGGCTCCTGGCCTTTTGCGGGACTGCGCGGCGTTAGTCTGCGCGCCGACCTCGTGGCCGGGCTGACGCTCGCGGCAATCGCCATTCCCGAACAGATGGCGACCTCCCGGCTGGCGGGCTTTCCGCCCCATATCGGCTTCATCGCCTTCATTGCCGGCACGCTGGCCTTCGCGGCTTTCGGCTCGAGCCGGGCGGTTTCAGTCGGCGCGGATTCGACGATCGCGCCGATCTTCGCTGGAGGGCTCGCGCTCCTCGCAGCGACGGGTTCGCCCCATTACGCCGCGCTGGCCTCGCTTCTGGCGCTCATCGTCGGCGGCGCGCTCATCCTCGCCGGGCTGCTGCGCGCCGGCTGGATCGCCGATCTCCTGTCTGTACCCGTACTCACAGGCTTTCTCGCCGGCATTTCCATCCATATCGCCCTTTCCCAGGCGCCCGCCTTTTTCGGCCTGCCGACGGAGCATGGCGATATACAATCGCGCATCATGGCGCTCGCGAGCCATATTGGCGCAGCCTATGGCCCGACCATGCTGATCGGCGTCCTTTGCCTTGCAGCCATTGTTGTTTTTGAGGAATTGAGCCCCCGCATCCCTGGCGCGCTGATTGCGCTCGGCGGCGCGACATGGGCCGTGAGCCATTTCGACCTCGGCAAGGAGGGCGTGGCACTCCTCGGCTCCATCGCCCATGGCGCGCCTCGGCTGAGCGTTCCGGATATTGGCTCCACCGACATTCGGCAGGTCTTCAGCCTCGCCATGGTCATCGCGCTGCTTGTCATGGTGCAGACCTCGGCCACCTCCCGCGCCTTCGCAGCGCGCGATGTCAATCCGGATATAGACAGGGATTTTATGGGAGCCGGCGCAGGAAGCTTGCTCTCCGGCCTCTTCGGCGCCTTTGCGGTGAACGCCAGCCCGCCGCGCACGGCGATCGTCGTTGCGAGCGGCGGCGCGAGCCAGCTCTCCGGGCTCGTTGCGGCGGCGATCGTCGCCGGCGTGCTCTTCTTCGGCGGCGGGGCCTTGGCGCAGACGCCGACGGCGGCGCTCGCTGCCGTGCTGATGTTCGTCGCCTATCGCATCTTCCGCTGGCGCGACATGCTGGCGATCTTTCGCGCGACGCGGACCGAGTTCCTGCTCGTCCTCGTCACCATGCTGTCCATCGTGCTGCTACCGGTGCAGGAGGGCGTCGCCATCGCCATCATCCTGTCATTGCTCCACGGCGTGTGGACGGCGACCCGCACGCGGCTCATCGAATTTGATCGCATCCCCGGCACGACCGTCTGGTGGCCGGTCTCCCCGGTGCATCGCGGTGAACAACTCCCTGGCGTTCTCGTCGTCGCCTTCCAGGCGCCGCTCTCCTTCCTCAACGCCGATCTCTTTCGCCGCGACATGACCGCGGCGATCGACCGCGCCGACGGCTCCTTGCGCCTCCTCGTGCTGGAAGCGAGCAGCATCGTCGAGATCGACTATTCCGCAGCCCAGGCGCTGCGCGAGGCGATCGAGGCCTGTCGGGTCAGGAAAGTCGACTTCGCTATCGCGCGGCTAGAATCGGTGCGCGCGCATCGCAGCTTCGAGCAATTCGGGATCATGAAAGCGCTGGGCTCAGCGCGCCTGTTCCACAGCGTCGAGGAAGCGACAAGGACGCTCGCGAAGCGAGCGATCGGGAATCCAGAGCGAAATCAGCGCTATTGTGGCTCTGGATTCCCGGTCGGGCTTTCAGCCCGCCGGGAATGA
- a CDS encoding outer-membrane lipoprotein carrier protein LolA — MKHLPLAAFALVLALVAPAHAEDAKKAHANAAAKHAEAKPPETKPAAKDKKTPAKPPAAEAAKPSEPVQLTNPAAPAEPPKPPSREEAIKRADAFFNASPVMTADFVQIGADGKRSEGKLHVQRAGRVRFEYAQPATMEVVADGAQVAVRDRKLNTQDLYFINQTPLKFLMKEKIDLEKDVTVQDVQTDDAGVTIFIEDKATFGGTSHLKLIFDPKTFKLKQWQVKDPQGYETLITLFNIDQTKTPDAALFKINK, encoded by the coding sequence GTGAAGCATCTCCCCCTCGCCGCTTTCGCCCTTGTCCTGGCGCTCGTCGCGCCGGCTCACGCCGAGGACGCCAAGAAGGCGCATGCGAACGCCGCCGCCAAACATGCGGAAGCGAAGCCTCCAGAAACAAAGCCCGCCGCCAAGGACAAGAAGACCCCGGCCAAGCCGCCGGCCGCCGAGGCCGCCAAGCCGAGCGAGCCCGTGCAGCTCACCAATCCCGCCGCCCCGGCCGAGCCGCCGAAGCCGCCCAGCCGCGAGGAGGCGATCAAGCGCGCCGACGCCTTTTTCAACGCCTCGCCGGTGATGACCGCCGACTTCGTCCAGATCGGCGCCGACGGCAAGCGCTCCGAGGGCAAGCTCCATGTGCAGCGCGCCGGCCGCGTGCGCTTCGAATACGCCCAGCCCGCGACCATGGAGGTCGTCGCCGACGGCGCGCAGGTCGCCGTGCGCGATCGCAAGCTCAATACGCAGGACCTCTATTTCATCAATCAGACGCCGCTCAAATTCCTGATGAAGGAGAAGATCGACCTGGAGAAGGACGTCACCGTGCAGGACGTCCAGACCGACGACGCCGGCGTGACGATCTTCATCGAGGACAAGGCGACCTTCGGGGGCACCTCGCATCTCAAGCTGATCTTCGACCCCAAGACCTTCAAGCTGAAGCAATGGCAGGTGAAGGACCCGCAGGGTTACGAGACGCTGATCACCCTCTTCAACATCGACCAGACCAAGACGCCTGACGCGGCGCTGTTCAAGATCAACAAATAG